The Centroberyx gerrardi isolate f3 chromosome 13, fCenGer3.hap1.cur.20231027, whole genome shotgun sequence genome contains the following window.
CACAACTAATCGACTATTTTCTATACAGGATCAGCATTTTGGAAGCAAAATGCAAGGAAAGTATTTGCTGTGCAGGAAGAACACTTTCGGCAGTTACAAGCAAGTAAAAAGAGGAGACTGAGGTACTTAAACTGGATTTGCATTTTTTGCACATTATTATGGTTGCATATTTGTATGGATGTTCTCCTAAATTGATAAGTGAGGAGTAACTTTTATCTGTAAGATGTTTTGCCAATATAGGCCCCAGTACAAATAGTCACATATTGTTCCAGGTAAAGACTTTATAGAGAATCTCATACACAACATTGACTTGACTGATTCACAATCTTTTGGTGTAGGTGTTATGCAATGAATTTTCTGTCCAGTTTCTGGGATGTTGTCCATTGCATGGGCACACATTGCATGAGAGTTGGGATCGCTaagattacatttatttatgaaCTTTGATTTTGATTAATGTGTTAATCAAAAATAATTCTGAATAACAAATTAGATTCCCAGATCAATGGAAGTAACAGCAGGTAACATTGTGCATAAAACCGTCTGTATTTGAAATACTAGGTCTACAATGACAGGAGTAGCAATTGACAAGGTTAAAATGATTGCATTTATTTTAACTGTAAAAAGGACTGTATCTTGGTCTTTGTATGCAAGATTTTATTTCACctaaaaaaagttaaatgaaaCAGAGTTTAAAGCAATAAAAGTTTATTTGCCAAATTATTCAACTGACAATTTGGGGGCACAGTGGCAGCTACATAAGATTTTTAAATCAATCTTTATGCCGAGGTTTTTTTAAGagcaacacatacagtagcagAGCACATAGCAGTCTGTTTACCCAGCTACTCAACAACACCACAGATTGGATAAAAACCACCACAGCATTTCAGTTACTTTTTTCAGACATATCTTTGGGTTACATTCATGAGGTACAACAAGGCATCTTGGAAAGGAGTATAGTCATTGTTTACCACATGATTAAAAAGAAGAGAGATGTCAGGGTAGTTCTCTGCAAAGTCCAGTTCTGCATGACATCTATCCTCCTCAGATGAAAAGGGGTCAGTTCCAAAAACTGACACCCAAGTCAACGAGGATCCCAACTCTTGCTCATACATGTTTGCCACAACAGAGGCACTGGGCAGCAGCTCCTCAGAAATTTTAGCTGGACAGCCACCTGCTGCGAGTTCATTGGGTATCCCACGGCCTAAAACAAGGAAACATGGTAACGAATAACTAACAAAGCAATGCCGTTTATGTTGTATGTGGCTGGAGTGTAAAAAAATAACCATTGCTTCTAAAGTGTTGTACATATTCAGTTTAGCATACCTGGGATCCTGTGTGCATTCCATGATTGCACCACTCTGCCAAGTCCAATTTGGCTTAATTGACATGTCAGGTTTGAGATGCAGAATTTAGTCATATTGTCCTCCATGTTGATGACTTCTTGGTCCAGCAGGTGTACCAGGGCCTGTTTCAATGGGTAATTCACTCGATTGTTCACCTCGGGCCAAATCCTTTCCACTCGAAGATTCTGTTGACcacaaaacatgttttcaatGTAATAGTAGATTATAGCTGCTGCGCAGCAGTGTCGGGGCCAGGCAttttgaggaggaagatgaagaagaagaggaggaggaggaagaagaagaggatgaatGAGAAATACATGAGGGTCCATCAGGAGAACTGCCTGGACCATAATTATCATTAAAACATCTTTGAAATCATGTGTCTCTAATCCAAAATTCGGGGCCGGGCAGAGCTGCCCGGCCCCTAATAATAGAGCAGTTTCTTAAGCAAGGAAAATGAATTCCCATTTAAAATGCTTTCAGTCCTTATttttaagaagaaaaaattggtctttctttctttcttatgtTTGATTATATTAGTTGTACTGTTTGTCAGTATTACAAAAACCTCACCcttgttgatgttgtttggAGGTATGGTGGCCTGCTGAGGTTGTGTTTGTATCTTGACAGCTTCTCCTGCATGTACAGGCACATGTAAAACTCCCTGCCATGGTCGACCCTGAGTTGGTCCCACATCCCATGGTTGACCACTGCAGATCTGGAATAAAATaatgtgtacatgtgcacatggcTGCACTGAACTTAACTGATCCAATAAGAAAAAGGCATTACATTCAATGAAAAGACAATATACATAGCACAGAAAAGATTATGACAATAACATTGGTTCTGAATGTATTCACCTGTAAACTTCCTCATAAATCACAAGGTTGTTTTTCACTGGCATGGTGGA
Protein-coding sequences here:
- the LOC139907744 gene encoding uncharacterized protein LOC139907744, which encodes MAALEPYANLIKDLFETGKTHAEISTTLQQMGIQRCSEMSVRRFCVQHDLKRKRHVSDTELERAVIGSIYETGPSYGRKFMTGYLSSMGVCAGECRVGKILREIHQPYHEFRRQGARNLNAVPYHAKYVGHKLHLDQNEKLGMFGVTHVLAVDGYSSKIVANSTMPVKNNLVIYEEVYRSAVVNHGMWDQLRVDHGREFYMCLYMQEKLSRYKHNLSRPPYLQTTSTRNLRVERIWPEVNNRVNYPLKQALVHLLDQEVINMEDNMTKFCISNLTCQLSQIGLGRVVQSWNAHRIPGRGIPNELAAGGCPAKISEELLPSASVVANMYEQELGSSLTWVSVFGTDPFSSEEDRCHAELDFAENYPDISLLFNHVVNNDYTPFQDALLYLMNVTQRYV